A single Sandaracinaceae bacterium DNA region contains:
- a CDS encoding FHA domain-containing protein has product MRRFTLELGDHEVLLTPGHWRIGRDPACELRIDDESVSRRHASLRVSEIAVELTDHGSRNGVRVNGDRVYGSVQLAPGDVLDVGPRKLTLREQGPADSIDKVTRPMPKLPREGSDSLSLLSPREREVFERLARGQTQREVAEELGLSVKTVETYRARIGDKLGLKTRADLVQFALESGVLRP; this is encoded by the coding sequence GTGCGGCGATTCACGCTGGAGTTGGGTGATCACGAAGTTCTCCTCACCCCGGGTCACTGGCGCATCGGGCGGGACCCGGCGTGCGAGCTTCGTATCGACGACGAGTCGGTGAGCCGGCGGCACGCCAGCCTCCGGGTCTCGGAGATCGCGGTCGAGCTGACCGACCACGGCAGCCGCAACGGCGTGCGCGTCAACGGGGACCGGGTCTACGGCTCGGTGCAGCTCGCCCCGGGGGACGTGCTCGACGTGGGGCCGCGCAAGCTCACCCTGCGCGAGCAGGGCCCGGCCGACTCCATCGACAAGGTCACGCGGCCCATGCCCAAGCTGCCGCGCGAGGGGAGCGACAGCCTCTCGCTGCTCAGCCCTCGGGAGCGTGAGGTCTTCGAGCGGCTCGCGCGCGGCCAGACCCAGCGCGAGGTGGCGGAGGAGCTCGGCCTGAGCGTCAAGACCGTCGAGACCTACCGCGCCCGCATCGGGGACAAGCTCGGCCTGAAGACC